Proteins encoded together in one Pantoea sp. CCBC3-3-1 window:
- a CDS encoding lysis system i-spanin subunit Rz, whose protein sequence is MQLKDIQYRLKEVASLDKKYAEQRQKAAATVSQLEHDVAAGQRRLQLAASCSPSNSPRAARVDDGERPRLNDAAQRHYFTLRERIDTARLQIAGLQSYIREQCLK, encoded by the coding sequence GTGCAGCTGAAAGATATTCAGTATCGGCTAAAGGAGGTGGCCTCTCTTGATAAAAAATATGCTGAACAACGGCAAAAAGCGGCGGCGACGGTTAGCCAGCTTGAGCACGATGTTGCTGCTGGTCAGCGCAGGTTGCAGCTCGCCGCCAGCTGCTCGCCCTCAAACAGTCCCCGCGCCGCCCGCGTGGATGATGGAGAGCGCCCCAGACTTAATGACGCCGCTCAACGGCATTATTTCACTCTCAGAGAAAGGATCGACACTGCCCGTCTCCAGATAGCCGGTTTACAGAGCTATATCCGCGAGCAGTGCCTGAAATAA
- a CDS encoding amylovoran biosynthesis protein AmsF yields MIEVNSFAQLRTTKPSASGEIAMLKRYYDGDATFQGGGRFVGFIDASYSSSNDDSGTVAVATGGGYYWKRIIDDVNAINIYHFGGKRLRGDTNFDADNGTVNQAACISMFKWAQGFSSPVSNVKKNPLHGLGIRFPAGKFIVNPVDLTSDDEINYFSLYGDDCEYGVSPRTIIVSDKSTSTVFKVNARRTAIRGIFWDGQATADVTTNTDVITPAMVSNTQPFFENTVIEGEFVNITCCRIENIGGSAFKLLDTLDTKLDQIYTNTTYARVFDIQWSDSVIGKWDHSTAVELTNANFQLGYADATLYMPRMTQGLIRNVWIEHTRYPGDLSNGQWIIDGLSIESSDNPLKLNYTKALIRALSLQSGATVDMTKTGTAWLSGFDQGWRRDENYGTVMTGSMKAGWYSGYRVSNTSTEDKWFRVGKFFFPNANQHWHIEMHGKALRDTATSPAAAPLLTNVCGKAYLNLYRGASSVGGNVHYEGDSGVIDCLVRSTSNSNGSYGEAWIKLKAQCGDVVVNLKSNGPTRFEAGECSLFSADFSEVTDLDAKNRVTLSTVMNYHNGAAGIGFDSGVVTLASEVADAPAASAAPAGYITVKINGVNRKLAYF; encoded by the coding sequence ATGATTGAAGTCAATTCATTTGCACAATTACGCACCACAAAACCGTCCGCTTCGGGCGAAATCGCGATGTTGAAACGCTATTACGACGGCGACGCCACTTTCCAGGGCGGCGGGCGTTTTGTCGGCTTTATTGATGCATCATACAGTTCATCGAACGATGATAGCGGTACTGTCGCTGTTGCTACCGGAGGCGGTTATTACTGGAAGCGCATTATTGATGACGTTAATGCCATTAACATCTATCACTTCGGCGGCAAGCGTCTACGCGGCGACACCAATTTTGATGCCGACAACGGAACGGTAAACCAGGCTGCCTGCATTAGCATGTTTAAATGGGCCCAGGGATTTTCTTCTCCGGTCAGCAATGTAAAAAAGAATCCGCTACATGGCTTGGGCATTCGTTTCCCGGCCGGGAAGTTTATCGTTAACCCGGTAGATTTAACCAGCGACGACGAAATCAACTATTTCTCACTGTACGGTGATGATTGCGAATATGGCGTTTCGCCACGCACCATTATTGTCTCCGACAAATCCACTTCAACGGTGTTTAAGGTCAATGCGCGCCGTACGGCGATCCGCGGTATTTTCTGGGATGGTCAGGCGACTGCCGACGTCACGACTAACACCGATGTCATCACCCCGGCAATGGTCAGCAATACCCAGCCATTTTTTGAAAATACGGTGATTGAAGGGGAGTTTGTTAATATTACCTGCTGTCGCATCGAAAACATCGGCGGCTCGGCGTTTAAATTGTTGGATACGCTGGATACAAAACTCGACCAGATTTATACCAACACCACCTACGCCCGGGTTTTTGATATCCAGTGGTCAGATTCCGTGATCGGTAAGTGGGATCATTCAACAGCGGTAGAACTCACTAACGCAAACTTCCAGCTTGGCTATGCGGATGCGACGCTTTACATGCCGCGCATGACTCAGGGCTTAATACGTAATGTCTGGATTGAGCACACGCGATACCCGGGCGATTTAAGCAACGGCCAGTGGATTATTGATGGTCTGAGTATTGAATCTTCCGATAATCCTTTAAAGCTGAATTATACCAAAGCCCTTATCCGTGCCCTGAGTTTGCAAAGCGGTGCCACCGTGGATATGACCAAAACCGGCACCGCCTGGCTTTCCGGTTTCGACCAGGGCTGGCGACGCGATGAAAACTACGGCACGGTAATGACTGGCTCGATGAAAGCGGGCTGGTATTCGGGCTATCGCGTCAGTAATACCTCAACGGAAGATAAATGGTTCCGCGTCGGCAAATTCTTTTTCCCGAATGCGAACCAGCACTGGCATATCGAGATGCATGGCAAAGCGCTGCGCGATACCGCGACCTCACCGGCAGCCGCGCCGCTACTGACCAACGTTTGCGGCAAGGCCTATCTCAATTTATATCGCGGTGCCAGTTCGGTGGGAGGCAACGTGCATTATGAAGGTGATTCAGGCGTCATTGATTGCCTCGTCCGCTCCACCAGTAATAGCAACGGATCGTATGGCGAAGCATGGATTAAGCTCAAGGCACAGTGTGGCGACGTGGTGGTAAACCTCAAATCCAACGGACCGACGCGTTTTGAAGCGGGAGAATGCTCACTTTTCAGCGCCGACTTCTCAGAAGTCACTGATTTGGATGCTAAAAACCGCGTCACCCTCTCCACGGTGATGAATTATCACAATGGCGCGGCAGGTATCGGCTTCGACAGCGGTGTGGTGACATTAGCCAGTGAGGTAGCGGATGCTCCGGCTGCTTCAGCGGCACCTGCCGGTTACATTACCGTTAAAATTAACGGCGTAAACCGCAAGCTTGCTTATTTCTGA
- a CDS encoding lysozyme produces the protein MELSRNGKEFIKREEGQKLTAYLDSRGIPTIGVGHTGNVGDNPVTAGMSITAETSDQLLTQDLAWVQRTINNNVRVTLTQNQYDALCSLVFNIGARAFISSTVLQRVNRSDYKEAAEAMLMWKRAGKDSAALLPRRRREYALFMS, from the coding sequence ATGGAACTTAGCCGTAATGGCAAAGAATTTATTAAACGCGAGGAGGGTCAAAAATTAACGGCCTATCTCGATAGCCGTGGTATTCCCACCATAGGCGTGGGGCATACAGGAAACGTTGGCGATAATCCGGTTACTGCTGGCATGAGCATCACCGCTGAAACGTCGGATCAATTGCTTACTCAGGACTTAGCCTGGGTGCAGCGCACCATTAATAATAACGTCAGGGTCACGCTCACGCAGAATCAATATGATGCCTTATGCAGTTTGGTTTTCAATATTGGCGCCAGGGCTTTTATTTCTTCAACCGTACTACAACGAGTAAACCGTTCAGACTATAAAGAGGCTGCCGAAGCCATGCTGATGTGGAAGCGGGCGGGAAAAGATTCAGCTGCTTTACTGCCTCGCAGGCGACGCGAATATGCGCTTTTTATGTCGTGA
- a CDS encoding phage holin family protein — translation MFPQEPGFWASVMLWLYSHKTEWGYAGIAGMFSLLRSACAKSPWSKRALDAVSCSALAFFAAPTLQVVGALLHWNVPDAAAQVLAVYIGYIGNDYISEKLRWWISRKTGGMDGT, via the coding sequence ATGTTTCCACAAGAACCTGGTTTCTGGGCCAGCGTAATGCTATGGCTCTATAGTCATAAAACTGAATGGGGTTATGCCGGTATCGCAGGCATGTTTTCCCTTTTACGCAGTGCCTGTGCAAAAAGTCCCTGGAGCAAACGGGCACTCGATGCTGTTTCATGCAGCGCGCTGGCATTCTTTGCGGCACCCACGCTTCAGGTTGTTGGCGCACTGCTTCACTGGAATGTCCCTGATGCTGCGGCTCAGGTCTTAGCCGTTTATATTGGCTATATAGGTAACGATTATATCAGCGAAAAATTACGCTGGTGGATCTCTCGTAAAACAGGAGGTATGGATGGAACTTAG
- a CDS encoding alpha/beta hydrolase yields MKSKMISQTKDFDYNDQKYRLFISYNKQHSDLFQPLYYLDANTQSDVMLQNNNETDGASILYVGIGYQDGVDPLVARAKDYTIPAEGEEYAQGGGAENFYQFISQCVIPWINSEFDIDTEKQTLSGHSYGGMFALYVALNHPQTFQNYVAASPSIWWGKGILIPQGQLQLDASINVLALMIGEYEEIVSPYSNEAEKERIEMINADAQLRCRNLAVRLISNEQRCDFIFCPGRRHGGVIKDYAKIANIIAGQKPQNDGL; encoded by the coding sequence ATGAAAAGTAAGATGATTTCTCAAACTAAAGATTTTGACTATAACGACCAAAAGTACAGGCTGTTTATTTCTTATAATAAACAACATAGCGATCTGTTTCAGCCACTCTATTACCTGGATGCCAATACCCAGTCAGACGTGATGTTGCAAAACAATAATGAAACTGACGGCGCCAGCATTTTATATGTAGGGATTGGCTATCAGGATGGCGTTGACCCGCTGGTGGCACGCGCTAAAGACTATACCATCCCGGCAGAAGGGGAAGAATATGCTCAGGGCGGCGGGGCGGAAAATTTCTATCAGTTTATTTCGCAATGCGTTATACCCTGGATAAACAGTGAGTTTGATATCGATACTGAAAAACAAACGCTGAGCGGGCACTCTTATGGCGGAATGTTTGCGCTGTATGTTGCGCTAAATCATCCACAGACGTTTCAAAATTACGTTGCGGCAAGTCCTTCAATCTGGTGGGGTAAAGGGATTCTTATTCCACAGGGTCAGTTGCAACTTGATGCCAGCATTAATGTTTTAGCACTGATGATTGGTGAATATGAAGAAATCGTCTCCCCCTACTCGAATGAAGCAGAGAAAGAACGAATTGAAATGATCAATGCCGATGCACAACTGCGGTGTCGTAATCTTGCTGTGCGCTTAATCAGTAACGAACAGCGATGTGATTTTATTTTTTGTCCGGGCCGTCGTCATGGTGGGGTAATTAAGGATTATGCCAAAATAGCTAATATTATTGCAGGTCAGAAACCTCAAAATGATGGGCTCTAG
- a CDS encoding antiterminator Q family protein — translation MRDIQKVLERWGGWAAAEGTQLDWSPVAAGFKGLLPDERRSRLSCCDNDGTIVDSAIAKLNKVGRSEEVELIMLHYFYNLSKSAIARKKKCSEGKIRNQLMIAETFIDACIIMSDAELEMDAWV, via the coding sequence ATGCGCGATATACAAAAAGTGTTGGAACGGTGGGGTGGCTGGGCTGCGGCCGAAGGTACACAGCTGGACTGGTCTCCAGTTGCAGCGGGTTTTAAAGGGTTGCTACCCGACGAGCGGCGAAGCCGACTTTCCTGTTGTGATAATGACGGCACGATCGTAGATTCCGCCATTGCAAAGCTGAATAAAGTCGGGCGCAGTGAAGAAGTTGAGCTGATAATGCTGCACTATTTTTATAACCTCTCAAAGTCTGCTATTGCCCGCAAAAAGAAATGTTCTGAAGGCAAAATCAGAAACCAGCTAATGATTGCCGAAACCTTTATTGACGCCTGTATTATTATGAGTGATGCCGAATTAGAAATGGATGCCTGGGTGTAA
- a CDS encoding S24 family peptidase has protein sequence MEIFNSNIKYLMERDEISSVTELAKKVNLQQSTLHRLLTGEVKDPKYTTLKSLADYFHISTLDLTEHSLEAGQSQVSIENAAGFQAVTLHKVPVLGNTQLGHGGYWSDMQYPVGNGDGFLRWPSGDHEVYALKCVGDSMMPRIKEGEFVIVEPNQSFHPGDEVLVVTNNGEVMVKTYLFKRDGFYHLLPVNEDHAPIRIAVQDVTKMQYVAGIAKSSLWHP, from the coding sequence ATGGAAATTTTTAACAGTAATATCAAATACTTGATGGAAAGAGATGAGATTAGTAGCGTCACTGAACTGGCAAAAAAAGTGAATTTACAGCAGTCCACGCTGCATCGGCTGCTGACGGGTGAAGTCAAAGATCCTAAGTACACCACGTTGAAAAGCCTGGCCGATTACTTTCACATCTCGACTCTCGACCTGACAGAACACAGTCTGGAAGCGGGACAGAGCCAGGTGTCGATAGAAAACGCAGCGGGTTTTCAGGCGGTGACGTTGCACAAAGTGCCCGTATTAGGAAATACACAACTTGGCCATGGCGGCTACTGGAGCGATATGCAATACCCTGTTGGTAATGGAGATGGTTTTTTGCGCTGGCCCTCGGGCGATCATGAAGTTTATGCGCTAAAGTGCGTGGGTGATTCGATGATGCCACGTATTAAGGAAGGGGAATTTGTTATCGTTGAGCCAAACCAGAGTTTTCATCCGGGCGATGAAGTTCTGGTAGTGACTAACAACGGCGAGGTGATGGTTAAAACGTATCTGTTTAAGCGGGATGGTTTTTATCACCTTTTACCGGTGAACGAAGATCATGCACCGATCCGCATTGCCGTGCAGGACGTGACGAAAATGCAGTATGTTGCCGGGATCGCCAAATCCTCTTTGTGGCATCCGTGA
- a CDS encoding YfhL family 4Fe-4S dicluster ferredoxin, whose protein sequence is MALLITKRCINCDMCEPECPNQAISMGDEIYQIDANRCTECVGHYDTPTCQQVCPIDNTIVTDPAHIESNELLWEKFVVLHHAVS, encoded by the coding sequence ATGGCTTTACTGATCACCAAACGCTGTATCAATTGCGATATGTGCGAGCCTGAATGCCCCAACCAGGCCATCTCCATGGGCGATGAGATTTATCAGATTGATGCTAACCGCTGTACAGAGTGCGTGGGCCATTACGATACTCCCACCTGTCAGCAGGTTTGCCCTATCGACAACACCATCGTGACCGACCCGGCGCATATTGAAAGCAATGAGCTGCTGTGGGAAAAGTTTGTCGTTCTGCATCACGCCGTATCCTGA
- the acpS gene encoding holo-ACP synthase, producing the protein MAILGLGTDIVEIARIEGVISRSGDRLAKRVLSENEWSQYQKHQQPVRFLSKRFAVKEAAAKAFGTGIRGGLAFNQFEVYNDELGKPGLRFFQQAAEVARKLGVVSVHVTLADERHYACATVIIES; encoded by the coding sequence ATGGCTATCCTCGGTCTTGGCACCGACATCGTGGAAATCGCCCGTATCGAAGGGGTGATTTCCCGTTCCGGCGACAGGCTGGCAAAGCGTGTGCTGAGTGAAAACGAATGGTCGCAGTACCAGAAACATCAGCAGCCGGTGCGTTTTTTGTCCAAACGTTTTGCGGTCAAAGAGGCAGCAGCCAAAGCCTTTGGCACCGGCATCCGTGGCGGACTGGCCTTTAATCAGTTTGAAGTTTATAACGATGAGTTGGGCAAGCCCGGCCTGCGTTTTTTTCAGCAGGCGGCTGAAGTGGCCAGGAAGCTGGGTGTGGTAAGCGTCCATGTCACGCTGGCGGATGAACGACACTATGCCTGCGCAACCGTGATTATTGAAAGCTGA
- the pdxJ gene encoding pyridoxine 5'-phosphate synthase, producing the protein MAELLLGVNIDHVATVRNARGTHYPDPVQAAFVSEQAGADGITVHLREDRRHITDRDVRILRQTIQTRMNLEMAVTDEMIDIACEIKPHFCCLVPEKREEVTTEGGLDVAGQLEKITVAVSRLKEVGIQVSLFIDPDHQQIDAALASGAPYIEIHTGAYAEAEEGRARDAEFRRIKDAAVYAAGKGLKVNAGHGLTYHNVQPIAALPQMHELNIGHAIIGRAVMSGLADAVSEMKALMREARR; encoded by the coding sequence ATGGCTGAGTTACTGTTAGGCGTTAATATCGACCACGTTGCGACCGTGCGTAATGCACGCGGCACTCATTATCCCGATCCGGTCCAGGCCGCGTTTGTCTCTGAGCAGGCGGGTGCCGATGGTATCACCGTTCATCTGCGTGAAGACCGCCGCCACATCACCGATCGCGATGTGCGTATCCTGCGCCAGACTATTCAGACCCGTATGAATCTTGAGATGGCCGTCACCGATGAGATGATCGATATCGCCTGCGAGATCAAACCGCATTTTTGCTGCCTGGTGCCGGAAAAACGTGAGGAAGTCACGACGGAAGGCGGGCTGGACGTGGCCGGCCAGCTGGAAAAAATCACCGTAGCCGTATCACGTCTGAAAGAAGTGGGCATTCAGGTTTCCCTGTTTATCGATCCCGACCATCAGCAAATTGATGCCGCGCTGGCATCTGGCGCACCTTATATCGAAATTCATACCGGTGCCTATGCGGAAGCGGAAGAAGGACGTGCACGCGATGCCGAATTCAGACGCATTAAAGATGCTGCCGTCTATGCTGCTGGCAAAGGCCTGAAGGTGAATGCGGGTCACGGCCTGACCTACCACAATGTGCAGCCCATCGCTGCGCTGCCGCAAATGCACGAGCTCAATATCGGCCACGCCATTATTGGCCGGGCGGTGATGAGCGGCCTGGCGGATGCCGTTAGCGAAATGAAAGCCCTTATGCGGGAAGCGCGTCGCTAA
- the recO gene encoding DNA repair protein RecO, which translates to MEGWQRAFVLHGRPYSETSLLLDLFSENYGRIRVLAKGARSKRSSLKGALQPFTPLLVRWGGRGEVKTLRGAEPISLALPLSGITLYCGLYVNELLARVLEQETAFTELFFDYLHCIQALAAAEGSPEPALRRFELAMLGHLGYGVDFLHCAGSGEEVADEMTYSYREEKGFIASLVTGHKTFTGRQLRALEERTFPDVDTLRAAKRFTRMALKPYLGGKPLKSQELFRQFVPKKRANTPPVAE; encoded by the coding sequence ATGGAAGGCTGGCAACGCGCATTCGTCCTGCATGGACGCCCGTACAGCGAAACCAGCCTTCTGCTCGATCTCTTTTCTGAAAACTACGGTCGAATTCGGGTGCTGGCTAAAGGCGCCCGCAGCAAGCGCTCCAGCCTGAAAGGCGCTTTGCAACCCTTCACGCCGCTGCTGGTTCGCTGGGGCGGGCGTGGCGAGGTGAAAACCCTGCGCGGTGCCGAACCTATCTCTCTTGCCCTTCCTCTTTCTGGTATCACGCTCTACTGCGGCCTGTACGTTAACGAACTATTGGCCCGCGTCCTGGAGCAGGAAACCGCATTTACTGAACTCTTCTTTGATTATCTGCACTGCATTCAGGCACTGGCAGCCGCCGAAGGCTCGCCTGAACCCGCGTTACGCCGTTTTGAGCTGGCGATGCTTGGCCATCTTGGCTACGGCGTGGATTTTCTGCATTGCGCCGGAAGCGGAGAAGAAGTGGCGGATGAAATGACCTACAGCTATCGGGAAGAAAAAGGCTTTATTGCCAGCCTGGTGACGGGCCATAAAACGTTTACCGGTCGTCAGCTGCGTGCGCTGGAAGAACGTACTTTTCCTGATGTCGATACGCTGCGGGCAGCAAAACGGTTTACCCGCATGGCCCTGAAGCCTTATCTGGGCGGTAAACCGCTCAAGAGTCAGGAACTTTTTCGCCAGTTTGTGCCGAAAAAACGCGCGAATACGCCGCCAGTCGCTGAGTAA
- the era gene encoding GTPase Era translates to MSEQTTHCGFIAIVGRPNVGKSTLLNQLLGQKISITSRKPQTTRHRIMGIHTEGEYQAIYVDTPGLHMEEKRAINRLMNRAASSSIGDVELVIFVVDGTRWTADDEMVLNKLKDGKVPVLLAINKVDNITDKSVLLPHMQFLSQQMNFMDVVPISAESGKNVDTIASIVRKRLPEAVHHFPEDYITDRSQRFMASEMIREKLMRFLGAELPYSVTVEIERFVTNERGGYDIHGLILVEREGQKKMVIGNKGAKIKTIGIEARKDMEEMFEAKVHLELWVKVKSGWADDERALRSLGYVDDL, encoded by the coding sequence ATGAGCGAACAAACCACCCATTGCGGCTTTATTGCTATCGTAGGCCGCCCAAACGTCGGGAAATCCACACTGCTGAACCAGCTTCTGGGGCAGAAGATCTCGATCACCTCGCGTAAGCCGCAAACTACGCGTCACCGTATTATGGGCATCCACACCGAAGGCGAATACCAGGCCATTTATGTGGATACCCCCGGCCTGCATATGGAAGAAAAGCGGGCAATTAACCGCCTGATGAACCGTGCAGCCAGCAGCTCTATCGGCGACGTTGAGCTGGTAATTTTCGTTGTGGACGGCACGCGCTGGACCGCTGACGATGAAATGGTGCTGAACAAGCTGAAAGACGGCAAAGTGCCGGTGCTGTTAGCGATCAACAAAGTGGATAACATCACTGACAAAAGCGTTCTGCTGCCGCATATGCAGTTCCTGAGCCAGCAGATGAACTTTATGGACGTGGTGCCGATCTCAGCTGAAAGCGGTAAAAACGTTGATACCATCGCCAGCATCGTGCGTAAGCGCCTGCCGGAAGCGGTACATCACTTCCCGGAAGACTACATCACCGATCGCTCACAGCGTTTTATGGCCTCAGAAATGATCCGTGAAAAGCTGATGCGTTTCCTTGGTGCCGAGCTGCCGTATTCCGTGACGGTTGAAATCGAGCGTTTTGTGACGAACGAACGCGGCGGTTACGACATCCACGGTTTGATTCTGGTTGAGCGTGAAGGCCAGAAGAAAATGGTGATTGGCAATAAAGGCGCCAAGATCAAAACCATCGGTATTGAAGCGCGTAAAGACATGGAAGAGATGTTCGAAGCAAAAGTGCATCTTGAACTGTGGGTGAAAGTGAAGTCCGGCTGGGCAGATGATGAACGTGCTCTGCGTAGCCTGGGCTATGTAGACGACCTCTAA
- the rnc gene encoding ribonuclease III, which produces MNPIVINRLQRKLGYTFTHQELLQQALTHRSASSKHNERLEFLGDSILSYVIANALYQRFPRVDEGDMSRMRATLVRGNTLAEMAREFDLGECLRLGPGELKSGGYRRESILADTVEALIGGVFLDSDIQTVEQLILNWYASRLEQISPGDKQKDPKTRLQEYLQGRHLPLPSYLVVQVRGEAHDQEFTIHCQVSGMADPVVGTGSSRRKAEQAAAEQALIKLGLE; this is translated from the coding sequence ATGAACCCCATCGTAATTAACAGGCTCCAGCGGAAGTTGGGCTACACTTTTACCCATCAGGAACTGTTGCAGCAGGCGCTCACTCACCGCAGCGCCAGCAGTAAACACAACGAAAGATTGGAATTCCTGGGCGATTCTATCCTCAGCTACGTGATTGCTAATGCGCTTTACCAGCGTTTTCCACGCGTGGATGAAGGCGATATGAGCCGGATGCGCGCCACGCTGGTGCGCGGCAACACGCTGGCCGAGATGGCCCGCGAGTTCGATCTGGGTGAATGCCTGCGCCTTGGACCAGGCGAATTAAAAAGCGGCGGTTATCGTCGTGAGTCCATCCTGGCCGATACTGTCGAAGCGCTGATTGGCGGCGTTTTCCTGGATAGCGATATCCAGACAGTGGAGCAGCTGATCCTCAACTGGTACGCCAGTCGTCTTGAGCAGATCAGCCCAGGTGACAAACAGAAAGATCCAAAAACGCGTCTGCAGGAGTATCTGCAGGGTCGTCACTTGCCGCTGCCCTCCTATCTGGTGGTGCAGGTGCGTGGCGAAGCGCATGACCAGGAATTTACTATCCACTGCCAGGTAAGCGGCATGGCAGATCCGGTTGTTGGAACCGGCTCCAGCCGCCGTAAAGCTGAGCAGGCAGCGGCCGAACAGGCGCTGATTAAGCTGGGACTTGAATGA
- the lepB gene encoding signal peptidase I: MANMFALILAIATLITGIIWCVDKVKWAPARKAKRAEATAQAGTTDKKEQPGWIETAASVFPVLLLVFVVRSFIYEPFQIPSGSMMPTLLIGDFILVEKFAYGIKDPITQTTLIPTGHPQRGDIAVFKYPKDPSMDYIKRVVGLPGDRVTYDPQSKTVTINPACASDENCNRALPVTYSDVQPSDFIQTFSGFDGNEAGNGFYQKPQGETLRGGLRLATRNETLGDVTHRILLVTQAQSQASSYYQQPGQPQSTWVVPDGMYFMMGDNRDNSADSRYWGFVPEKNLVGKATAIWMSFEKQEGQWPTGVRLSRIGGIH, from the coding sequence ATGGCTAATATGTTCGCCCTGATACTGGCGATAGCAACGCTCATTACCGGCATTATCTGGTGTGTGGATAAAGTTAAGTGGGCTCCGGCCCGCAAAGCGAAACGGGCTGAGGCGACTGCGCAGGCAGGAACGACGGATAAAAAAGAGCAGCCAGGCTGGATCGAAACGGCTGCATCGGTATTTCCGGTGCTGCTGCTGGTGTTCGTGGTGCGTTCATTTATCTACGAGCCTTTCCAGATCCCGTCCGGATCGATGATGCCAACGCTGCTGATTGGTGATTTCATCCTGGTTGAGAAATTTGCTTACGGCATCAAAGATCCGATTACGCAAACGACGCTGATCCCAACCGGCCATCCGCAGCGCGGTGATATTGCGGTGTTTAAATATCCGAAAGATCCGAGCATGGATTATATTAAACGTGTTGTCGGTTTGCCGGGCGATCGGGTGACTTACGATCCGCAAAGCAAGACCGTAACGATTAATCCAGCCTGTGCTTCCGATGAAAATTGCAATCGGGCGCTGCCAGTAACCTATTCTGACGTGCAGCCGAGCGATTTTATTCAGACCTTTAGCGGTTTTGATGGTAACGAAGCGGGCAACGGCTTCTACCAAAAACCGCAGGGCGAGACACTGCGCGGGGGCCTGCGTCTGGCAACCCGTAATGAAACGCTGGGTGACGTGACGCACCGCATTCTGTTGGTCACGCAGGCGCAGAGCCAGGCAAGCTCTTATTACCAGCAGCCGGGCCAGCCGCAATCTACCTGGGTTGTTCCTGACGGAATGTATTTCATGATGGGCGACAACCGCGATAACAGCGCGGACAGTCGTTACTGGGGCTTTGTACCGGAGAAAAATCTGGTCGGCAAAGCCACCGCCATCTGGATGAGCTTTGAAAAGCAGGAAGGGCAATGGCCAACCGGCGTTCGCCTGAGCCGCATTGGCGGTATTCATTAA